The nucleotide sequence AGAACTATTTTTTATTTGGGAACTCTGTGTGGCCTGattaagaaatttaaacattACTTACTGAGTTCACCTCTGAAGGGAAACATCTCACTTTAATGAGGCTCTCTGGAGGCGTGAGGGTCATATTGCCcaactttggattttattttatgcttcatgctaaaaatagCACATTATCTTTTCATGTATCCATGGCAATCACAGTGCAATGCCCTTTAAAAATGACAAAGCGTCATTAGGTGACCGAGAGCAAAGCCCGCGTTTCTTCCTCATAGCCTGGCCTGTGATTCCGTGAGAGGCATGACTGCTGCAGATGAGTCCCTTCTCCCGGATTCCCCTTGCCTGCCTGTTGCTTTCCCCTTTACCTTCTCCACTTTCCAGCACAACCTTGGAAAGAAAGGACCCCACAGTCTTCATTGCTAGGAACCAGCAAGCGAGTGTTCACGGAAATGCGGTCAATTAGGCTGGTAGGAGGGGTAAAAATGACGGGTCTTTCATGCATGAAAGCAGGGATTTAGAGCGCATTGCACGGTGTTCCCAGGCTCTGGAGTACTGTTCCGATCTGTATGGATTTAAATATTCAAGGCTGAATAAGGATGGAGGTGTCACTGAATAATGAGCCAGCTCACTGTAAACCCAGCAGAGTTTTCATCCAGCCATGTAATGCTCTCCCACACTGGCTTTCAAAGTTCCCTCATCGActggaagaagagaggaaggagaagaccTAGCAAAACCCCAAGGTATTTAGATTAGCCAAAGGGAGCATCACTTTGCTTAAGTGGAGTGAATTGTTTTCCTCTAGTCATTCTTTCACGTGTAGGTGACTGTTCTCACCGCTAATGATTATGCAGCTATGGAGATTTCAGCCAGGAGCCCatccaccaagcctggctggcATTTGAGTTATGATGGAAATCTGGTGATTTTCTGTTGCAGTCATTTGTTGTTACAACGCACACAGATTTCACTCATCGCCAAGTGATTTCATGAACAGGAATGGAAACATCGTTGGCCCTTATCACAGAGAGGTCCTGGTGGGCAGGGATGTGGCCTGCGGCTGTGCCAAGTGCAGTGTTTGCTGGAAGGTTTCCTTGCTGCACTGTAGCCACTCTGCTTATGAGCATCCAGGGACAGGCTGCAGACAGAAAGGGGGAGAGAAGAGTACAAGCTAGAAAGGACCACTTGGTGGGAAAGCTAACAACAGGTAAGAGGCCACAACCCATCGAATGGATTACCCTATTATTATCGACATGGCCTCCTCCTACTCTATCACCCGTGATGATAGCGAAGGGGCTGACAGCCCGTATTCCTCGTTGTTTTACTATCTTAGCAGAAGCATACTGCTTGCACAATTTCTGTTCTCTTCACATTCACACCTTAAGAATTAGATAATAGGATGAGAGGGAATGAAGGTGAAGTCTTTTGAATTATTAAAGGATGCTCTCAGCCTAATACAGGTATGCTATCTAAAGAACAGCCACAAGTAAAATATTTGCTTGTAAtacattcctttttaaaagaattgttgTTAAAGATAGGCATGGGAGGCACAACTCACTTAAATAATactaattttaagaaattgtcataaaataaaacaattcccTAAGCCTACTCTCTACTTACATTTTGATCAACTAGACctactcttctctccctctctcatttctctctcttcctcacacACGTGCATGCGCGCACACAGGCAGAAACACAAGCACAATCCTAGTGCCCGAGAAAATCCAATTATTACTTCAAGCTAAACTGAAGTTATTTAAAACAGATAAAAGCTTTTCTTTGGCATGACGCTATTATAAAAGCTTTTGTTTCCAGGTGGCCTTTGGGGGTGATCACAGTGTGATAAGAATCTTTTGGTATTCCACTGATTTCAGTCTCTTTTGTTAGAGTTGCGGAACTTGAACAAACTTTTTCCTCCTATTGTATACCACAGTGGGTTTCCTGCATATTCAACTCTGGGGATTTCTCAGGCATGCCTATGTTCTCTTCCTTGATTCTTTGACACCTGAGGACTCTGCagttttaaagaaagaagatGCAACTTTCCTACAGATAAGTCCACGAAAAACTGTTCTTTCCTTCGTccatgttctttaaaaatataatttatctccTAAATTCCCCTTTGAATCAGTCttttatgaaatacattttagGGGAATACTATTGTGTtacattttcaataaaaacaCTTGGCCCTATCACATGCCTTTTATGTCCAATGAACACAAAGAACAAAATTTCAGAGTGAATAAATGATATGGATGAACCATGGATTGCCACTAAATCCATAACATTATttcacttgctttatgaatctctAAGCACAAAAGTAGCCCCACAGACAAAAATAACACTATTTAGAACATGCTACGTTTCTGAGGCACTTAATGTTTGCCAGTGATCTTTTTATTGCTCTTATTTTATCTTGATAGTACCAGGACCAGCAAACTGTGAACCCaaaagtctcaatcaatttagaaagtttatttttgccAAGATTAAGGATGTGTCCacgacagcctcaggaggtcctgatgacatgtgctcagggtggtcggggcacagcttggttttgtaACTTTTAGAGAGACATGAGATCCATtgatatgtgtaagatgtacacactggtttggtccagaaaggcgggaCCACTTGCAGCCAGGAGGGGACTTCCACGTCAGAaatagataagagacaaaaggttgAATTTTGAGTCTCTGATGAGCCTTTTACTGAACacacaatttacatgtgagaGGCGGGCAGAGGAACAGTCGCTGATGccttagtctggctcagtgaatcaaTAGGCAGAGGAAGCGATCATGTATGAATTTGTCTCAGGTgtgcagagggatgactttgagttctgtctgtcctttgtccacaggGAATTTCCTGTGGGCAAATTGTGCGGGAGGCGTGTAGCTTCTTACCTTCGTAGCAtgttatttaggaaaaaaataggagGCAGTTTTGCCTGacgcagttcccagcttgacttcccTTTGGCATGGTGACTTTGGAGTCcctagatttattttattttatttttttcacagaacATAGTTTAGGACACTGTTAGCCTAattcacagagaaagaaatgaaaaccccAAGAGGCTGCTTGACATCACAGCATGAGTCCAGGGCAGCTCCAGAAAGAAGGAGCAGGGGAAATGAGGAGAGGATGGGGTGTGGGTGGCAAAAAGAGCAGGTGCCGCAGGCGACAAGGCGATGGTGCCAGTGACGGAGGAGTGAGCGATGCCGACATAAAAAGGCGCATGACGATGAAGAGCCAGCGTCATGGCCTCCACCTGCACCTGTGTATGTTATCCAATCACAGTAGACTCAGGATTCCCACCCTAAGTATTGTCTTCACTGAGGGCTGGGAAGAACTTAGGAAGGCCTGTGGCACTTCCCACGCCCCTGGAAGGGACACCTGTATCCACACCTTACTCCCTGTCTTATTCCCTCCCTGTGCTGGGCCGCAGAGCCCCACGGAGCTGGCTTTGCCTAGCACCAATCATCCACACTGCGCTCTAAAGCCACCGCAACCAGCCAGCCCACCTTGCATCCTTGTTACCAGGGTCTCCGTGCCACGTCCCATACCTCGCCAGTGCTCTGACCCCGGTACGGTTCTGCTCAGCCCCAACTCTGACCCAAACTCCCTCCTGGAAGACGTTCCCTGGGCCACATGACATTTTAGGCTGTCAGCACTCCTTCTCCCACAGCCTCACCCTTGTTGATTGGGGTCCAACACTGGCGTTGAATGTAAAAGAGTGGCGGGATTAGGAGGGGAGCCTCTATGAAGAGAGATAGAGGGTTGAAAGTTCTCTCACCATGTTTCAAACACTTGACCTTTAATTCAGCAGCAAAGGAGAGTGAGAGGGAGCAGCAAGTAAAGTGGGAGGAGCACGGGGCGGGGAGTGGAGCCCCGGGAGCTGGGTGAGGAATGTGATGGGGTGGGGGTGACCAGGTGTATCCTACGGTGCTGAGAGTCAGGGAAGGGGAGGACTCCACATTCACTGTTGGTTTAGGCACACGGATGCCCTGGGAAGTCTGGCACAAGCTGTCCCCAAGGACCAGCAGAGGTGAAATCAACCAGAGTGGCTTCAAAAGAAATCGgaggaaagagacagaaacagCAAGCCTGGGCAGCTTTGGGGTTGCCGATTAATTAGAGTAAGTCACGGTAGCTTCTCTCACAAGGAAGCCAACATCTCTGTGGCTAAacactagattttatttttcGCTCAAGTTGATCAAGTCTAATGGGGTGGGAAtttgggtggggggtggtggtgagAAATCCCTGTTCCACAGAGTCTTGTAAGGACAGCTTCCTTCAAATCCCCCCATCTCTAAGGTCCTCTCCACGTGGCTGACACACAGGGCCATGCTCTGCTGGTGCTGGCGTTTCATGGGCCGGGGAGGAGTTGGGTCACTCCCAGGAGTGTTTCATTACCAGCACTCAGTCACATGGCCGGCCGTAACCGCAAGTGACGTCTAGAAATGCGTCACTAACTTGGAGGGACAGTGATGGACAACtttatgtcaacttgactaggctaAGGGGTGCCCAGGTTGCTGGTaagacattatttctgggtatgtctgtgggGAAGTTCCTGAAAGAGACCAGCATTTTAATTGGTGAACTGAGTAAAGCAGGTGGCCTTCCCCAGGGTGGGTGGGCTTTACCCAATCTGTGGAGGGCCTGAGCAGGACAAAAAGGCCAAGGAATGGATACtactctctctgtgtgtctgacAGACAAAGCTGAGATATGGCTCTTCTGCCTGTGAGCTGGGATCCTGCTGGCAGATCATCTGGGCCTCTCACGGTGGATGGTAGATTTTGAGGCCTCTCACGGTGGACAGTAGATTGTGGGGATTTTCAGCCTCTGTAGTCACATGGGCCGATTCCTTAAGGTAAATCTCACCCTAGATAAAGGTATGGCTCCCaccagttctgtttctctgagagCCCTGACTCTACACACGGTCAAGAGTCTTGGTAGACATCCAGACCATGCCTGCCCTGGGAGAACGGAGTTACTAGCTGGTGGGGAACGCGGTGTAGAGAGGGTGACTTTATAAAAAATTGGAACATGATAGATGGGTTTTGATGCTGATAGGAACGATTCAGCTGAGGGATGCCTGTGGGTCATGAGGCCCCCAGTTGACTGAAAGGGGGAAATTTAATGGTGGGGGGGAAGAGAGAGCTGCTGCAGACATGTGCTTGAATTAGTGAGGGGTACGGGACCCAGGGCATGAAGCCCCACAGCAGTGGCTCAGGCAATAGCGTCGTGGGTTTATCTCTGGCAAGAGGAGAGCAGGTGGAAGCAAGTCCTAGTTGGGTCCTGATGGGGCCAGTGAAGACTCTCTTCTCATGGGTCTCGGTCATCCCTGATCAGGATGAGGGAAGTGAGGGTCATGGAGTTACCAGGGGAATGGGCTGGCGATGAAATTGggctgagaaggaagaggaacTGCCACCAACTTCTCCCACAGCGACGCCACTTGGTTTTTGAATGGATGCCATCTTTTAAAGGATGCAGCTTTCTCAGTATTTGCTCCCTCAACCACGTCCCGATTCCAACCCTCCACATTTATGTCAATAGCatcattgtttacatttttattttatttattttattttacttattttattatgagacaggctctcattctgtcactcaggctggagtgcagtggcgcgatcgtggctcactgaagcctcaaactcctgggctccctcgatcctactgcctcagcctcccaagtcactgggattgAGTTAGCTTTCATTTAAGACACAAACTTAAACATTATTCTTGAGTTTTCTCTCTCAGACCCAACATCAGTCCACTGCGGTCCAGCAAGCCTCACATCCTGCAGGCTTCCCCAGCTGAActccccctctcccctcacccctgtCCCAGTTGCtggtcccctccccctcctccaacTGCCCTCCTGGCCACACCCCACATTTCCTGGACCAACCAAAGTGATCCTTAAAAAGATGGCATCATTTACATCATGCCACTCCCTTTCTCAAAATTATTCACCATCTTTTCTTCCAACTAGGAGCTCAAACCCGAAACAAGCACGCCCCAGGTTTTCAAACCCAAATCCCTAAACAAGCATGCCCCAGGTTTTCAAACCCAAATCCCGAAACAAGCACGCCCCAGGTTTTCAAACCCAAATCCCTAAACAAGCATGCCCCAGGTTTTCAAACCCAAATCCCTAAACAAGCATGCCCCAGGTTTTCAAACCCAAATCCCGAAACAAGCACGCCCCAGGTTTTCAAACCCAAATCCCGAAACAAGCACGCCCCAGGTTTTCAAAGCCACGTTGGCATTTTCAGCGGCAAactcccccacccaccacccaccattCTGCTTGGGTTGTCAGAAAATTGGCCAAAATCTCTTATTCAttctactattttaaaattcctatgttCACAATGATATGATCTAAAAATGCAGATTATATCCATTTTCCTTGTTGTTTTCCTTCcaatctttttgcttttttttctcaccTTGTCCTTCCGGGAGCCCCTGCAGCTGATGCTGATGTCGGAGTCTTGGGTGTTCCTTCTCGTCTCGCTCCTGACTTGAGGAGGCAGATTTCAACATGGAGCAGCAGGTAGGGTTCGGCTGCAGCTTTTTGTTTcgtctttgttctgttttgtatCCGAACTCTGTTAGCTTTTCGACCTTCCCTTTTATCCGGAGCACGTGGATTCATTCTGTGTTTCAGGGTGGGGTTTTACTCTTCTGCTGAGAGTGTGGCCTTTTCTGATCCTGGCTTTAGGAGAGGAGGACTTCCTGTTGAAGCCCCCACTTTCCCATGTCTCCAAACTTTAAGAGATCCTGAAATTCCAGTTCACCTTTCCTTGGTTTAGCTGGCATCCTTGGGACAAAAGCTGGGCTGTGCTTGGCCACACCCTCTGTGTTACAGGCTTATAGTCTACCCTGATAATCGCTCTCTATCACATCCGCTAGTCAGTCATTTTTAAATAGGCTTCTTAGAGTTCCTTCCGCGTTCTGTTACTCTCACAGGGAAAGCTGATCTGAGCAACGTGCCGTGCCCCAGCACTGAGAAGCTCTCTGCTTAGCCCCAGAACCTCACTGCTgctctttcctgtcttcttcttaaAACAATGATTGTGAGTCTCTATCTCTCAGAAGaccattttctgtattttacaatGAGATttcaagaaagagaagagatagGTTGGTGTTATCCACTGTCTTTGCATAAATCCCAGCCCCTGTGTTTGCCCTGCACCGTGATGTTCTCCTCCTGGCCCAGAAAAACATGTGGGGGGAGATCACATAATAAAGTGGGGGATTGCCAGCTGAATAGAGACTCAGAAAGAAAGCACTTAGAAAAGTGTCAGGTGAGTTCTCCCTAGCACATTCAATTACATGTTGACATCTCAATAAAATATAGTGATTCAAAGTTTACTGATTTTAAAGAAGCATACCCAAACGTATACACTGAAAAGTGTTGTTTCCTTCAAGATAATCCCTTTGGAAGGGTGCATACTTCCAAAATGAGgcaatgagaattacaaacaaaatattttggggcctctctctctttttttttctgagaaagagtcatgctctgtcacccaggctacagtgcagtggtatgatcttggctcacctctgcgtcccaggttcaagtgattctcctgccttagcctcccaagtagctgggattacaggcacctgccaccatgcccagctaatttttgtatttttagtagagaaggggtttcaccatattggccaggctggtctcaaactcctgacctcaggtgatctgtccaccttggcctcccaaaatgctgggattacagctgtctCTTTTTTTGAATGCTAGCCATGTATCCCATGACGGTggagttgattttttgaaaacagTCAACATTAGATTCAGTCAAGTATGGTGAATAAGAAATGTTCAATTAGCATGTCATCATTTTTgataactctgtgtgtgtgtgtctgtgtgtgtgtgtctgtgtctgtgtgtgtgtatctgtgtgtgtgcgtgcaatTAAAGAAATGCAGTTATTGGTGGTTTCTTTTGTAACTGGAGGTATTTCTAAATGGGGGTTTTATTAGATATTGAGAGGGTGTTTGGAAATCCAATGGAGATGACTAGTTTAGCTTCTGGAGTGACTGATGCTAGTCCTGGACCCCTCAGTCGTGACCCTCAGAAGGAAGTCCAGGATGACTGGTTTAGCTTCCGGGGTGACTGACACTAGTCCCAGACCCCTCAGTTGTGGCCCTCGGAAGGAAGTCCAGGATGCATAGGGGCCTTTCCACCCCCTTGCAGTTCTGAGCACTCTTACGATGGCCCAACTGCTTCCTGGATTTTTTGTTAACTTCCTGTTCTTTAAACAATCTCTTCTTTTCTTATATCTTGCCTTGTTCCAGGAGTAGTTTCCTGATAAGAAAATCTCACTGAACTGTCTCAATTTCTAGACTCCTGTTTTGTGAGACTGCTAGCTTCCTAAAATTGTGTCAGATCAGCTCCCGGGAGAGGTAAACATTATTAGCAGGTGCACTGAGACTGTTATCTGCTGACAGCATCCAGCAGGAAAatgagacaaaaggaaaaaggatgtttatttaattttagtgtaaaattgtataaataaatgaagccATGGAGAAATTAGATATCTagaagcaaaagaagaaacctcagcctcacaccttatacaaaaattagctaaaaatggatcatagattcaaatataaaacataaaactatagatTTAGACAATAATGTAGGGCAAAAGCTTCAAGACCTAGAGTTTGCAAACATGTCACCAAAAccacaatccataaaagaaataaatcaataaattggatttcatcaaaaaaGGCTTTGCTCTTTGAAGGACCCTGTTAGCCTTAAGATCATGTGCAGAGAAGGACCCTGTTGAGACAAGATACAGACtggaagaatatatttgcaaaccacatatctgacaaaggattattATCTAGACATGTAAAGAACACTTAAATGCAACAGTAAAGCAAACAAGCCAATTAGAAAAtgtgcaaaagacatgaagagacatttcactAAAAAGGACATGTGGATGACGAAAAAGCACgtggaaagatgttcaacattactcGCTGTTAGAGAGATGCGATGAGTTCTTATTACACACCTATTGACTCAGCTAAATTAGAAAAGAGTGACCACACCAGAAGctggtgaggacatggagaaacAGGATCATCCACACATTGCTGGTGCAGATATCAAAGGTGCAGGCCACTCCGGAGAACAGGCAGCTCCTTACAGACTAAACATACACTTCCCAGTAGGACCCAGCAGCTGCTCTCCTGGCcatttattccagagaaatgaaaacttccaTTTGCAGAAACAACTGTGCATGGTCGCTTATGGCAGCGTTATCTGTAATAGCAAAAAAATGGAACTCTCCAAAATGCCCCTCACTCGGTGGACGGGTAGGCAAGCTGTGGCCATCCACACCcgggaatattactcagcaaagACAGCAGCAAGCTACAGGTAGATCTCAAGGGCATTATgcagagtgaaagaagccaacccCAACAGGTCCCATACTGTAGAATTCAATTCATATAACATTATCAAAATGACAAAGTGATAGTGATAGGAAACAGATTGGTGGCTGTCGTGAGCTAGAGATGGTGgagttggggaggggaggagggtgtgACCGTAAACATGTAAGTATTCATTTTCCAGAGTTACCATAACACAtgatcacaaactgggtggcttaataCAATTGGAATTTATCCTCTTACCTTTCTGAAAACTAGGAGTCTG is from Pan paniscus chromosome 8, NHGRI_mPanPan1-v2.0_pri, whole genome shotgun sequence and encodes:
- the LOC117974479 gene encoding uncharacterized protein LOC117974479, which codes for MNPRAPDKREGRKANRVRIQNRTKTKQKAAAEPYLLLHVEICLLKSGARREGTPKTPTSASAAGAPGRTRSWEMGTSLDHEPELLQKDSHTLGLRGHHEDWMCDPSSLGLSFVSCRASELDRL